The genomic region TTTAAACTTGTACAAGGTTACGGAAATAAACCTTTGCTGTTTGACCTTAAAAACGATCCTTTCGAAAATAATGATATTTTCATGACGGCTAAGGATGAAGCGAACAGGCTCTCGGCGGAGTTGAAACGGGAAGCGCTTTAATATTAAGAAGCAATGTTGCCTTAAAGTCAGCACCGATTCTAAGGAAGCGTCATTATGAAAATTAGGCTAGCGTAACCCTTATTAACATCTGGCAGATAGAGGTAATCCTTGATGATTCATGTTTACCCGGCTTTTAGTGATAGACAGGCAGAGTTAACTTCCGTGAGAGCGGAATCGTGTGCTTGCTTTCCAGCTTGTACACAAATCAATCATAGAAAAAGATAGGAGGATAATTATGAAAAGAATCGGTTTTATAGGGCTTGGTGTCATGGGAAAATCAATGGCTTCCAATCTACTTAAGGCAGGCCAGTCAGTAACTGTGTATGACATAAACCCTGAAGCAGTTGAGAATCTGGTGTCTGAGGGCGCCGGTGCGGCTGAATCTCCAAGCGCTTTGGCAAAGGTGTCAGACGTGGTCTGGACCATGCTCCCTGATGGTCCGGACGTGGAGAAGGTTTGTTTAAGTGAAGATGGGGTGTTCGCCGGCGCCAGAGAAGGCCTGATCTTTATTGACTCCAGCACAGCTGATCCTGCTGTGACAGAGAGGCTGGGTCAAGAAGCTGCCAAGGTTGGCGTCAAAATGCTGGACGCGCCTGTTGGTGGAAGCCCTTTTAGCGCAATGAAGGGAGATCTCGTCATGTTGGTTGGCGGTGATGAAGCCGTGCTGGA from Deltaproteobacteria bacterium harbors:
- a CDS encoding NAD(P)-dependent oxidoreductase, yielding MKRIGFIGLGVMGKSMASNLLKAGQSVTVYDINPEAVENLVSEGAGAAESPSALAKVSDVVWTMLPDGPDVEKVCLSEDGVFAGAREGLIFIDSSTADPAVTERLGQEAAKVGVKMLDAPVGGSPFSAMKGDLVMLVGGDEAVLESCRDLLEIVGEEVIHTGPLGTGEKVKLANNLMTLIFNYMIIEGYTLAKEAGINQEDLLNLQRINVPKILDGLAMSLIRDNRTIGFATRLAHKDLRLALKLGQDLGVPLPFGALAKEMYQMALNYGHAESNSLIPVIFYEKNKEE